In Erwinia pyrifoliae DSM 12163, the genomic window TGTGAGATATTAAGCCGCAGTGCAGCACGACCAAAATGCAGTTCTTCAGCAACGGCGATAAAATAGCGCAGATGACGCAGCTCAATATTCATATCTCAGAAGTATCATTTCAGATTATTAATATATTAGACATCATAAATCATCTTTCTTACCCTTTACAGGTTGATCACTGCCAATAACCTTAAGGATCCAAAGTGAACCGCTCCTCTCAGGCCGTCACGCTGCCCAAACGTGCTGAACGGTCAGCGTCTATTCCTTTATCGACTTCTGTAATCAACAACAATGTGTATATCAAACGTGGCACGCCGCAGTTTATGCGCGTCACTATGGCGCTGTTCTCGGCCGGGCTGGCGACTTTTGCTTTGCTCTATTGTGTACAGCCTGTTTTGCCGGTTTTGTCGCATGAATTCGGCGTATCTCCTGCTGCCAGTAGCATATCGCTGTCCATCGCTACCGGGCTGATGGCGCCTGGCCTGCTGGTAACTGGGCCATTATCCGATGCTATCGGGCGTAAATCGGTAATGGTTACGGCGCTGCTGCTTGCCGCCGTGTGCACCCTGCTTGCCGCCACCATGACCAGCTGGCACGGTATTTTATTGATGCGTGCGCTTACCGGCCTGGCACTAAGCGGCGTGGCTGCGGTGGGGATGACTTATCTTAGCGAAGAGATGCACCCCGGCGTGGTGGCCTTTTCAATGGGGCTTTACATCAGCGGTAACTCGATAGGTGGCATGAGCGGCCGCTTGATCAGCGGGGTTATCACTGATTTCAGCAGCTGGCGAATAGCGTTGATGGTCATCGGCTGCTTATCTCTGGCGGCCGCATTGATGTTTTGGAAAATCTTGCCAGCATCTCGTCATTTCCGCCCGACATCGCTCAAACCGCGTAACCTGCTGCTAAATTTCCGCCTGCACTGGCGCGATAGCGGGCTACCTTTGCTGTTTGCCGAGGGGTTTCTGTTGATGGGGGCATTTGTCACCCTGTTCAACTACATTGGCTATCGTTTATTGTCGGCTCCATTTTCGCTCAATCAGGCGGTGGTCGGTCTGCTGTCGGTCGTCTATCTGACCGGATCATGGAGTTCGCCGAAAGCAGGTGTGATGACGGCAAAATATGGTCGTGCTCCGGTGTTGCTTTTCTCAACGGCCATTATGTTGACCGGACTGCTTATGACTCTGGCAGGTAACATCTGGCTAATCCTTTTGGGCATGATGCTGTTTGCCGCCGGTTTCTTTGCCGCACATTCAGTCGCCAGCGGCTGGATTGGCGCACGCGCGCGCCGCGCACGCGGTCAGGCTTCATCACTGTATCTCTTTTTTTATTACCTTGGTTCCAGCGTGGCGGGTACGTTAGGGGGCGTGTTTTGGCATCATTTTGGCTGGTACGGCATTACCGGTTTTACTGCTGTTATGCTGCTGCTGGCGCTGATGGTGGGTTCAAGATTGCACACCATGAAACTGTAATTGTCGTTTTTGCCCCTGCGCCGGGATTATCCGGCGCAGCTGGCGCTAACCTTCGCCATAAGCCTGTTCGATTACCTTATCCGGTCTCCATGCGGCCAGGCGGATAAGGAGATGTTGTAGATGAAATTATTTGGCGCGCAAAACAATGAAGCCAGGCTTTGACGACATATATTCAACAAAGGGCGAATCAACTACCTTCATGTTAGCTGACAGCGAAGAGGCATTTCTGAACCAGACTTTTCCATCACCCTTTATCACTATTCCGGTATGTGAAACATCCAGCCCCGCCAGTTTAGTGTAAACGCCCACGTAATCACCCGTTTTCAGATTATCCAGCACCACGGTATCGATTTTATCGCCGGGAATGTAGTTTATTTCTCTGGGCCTGACGCCGAGGCCAGATATATATTCGCTGCCGTCTGCTTTGGCGTTAAGATGCTTTTGCACGCTGACATAGTCAGGACTGATATCGCGTGTGACATCGGCAACGTTCTGCGGGCTGGTAGCGAACCAGTCGGTGAAAAAATGCTTCCTGCTGTAATAGTCAACCTTCTCTTGTGCATACCTTATCGCGATCAGGTTGGTAAGAAAGTCTTTCTGATGATTAACCCGTGTCAGTGCTTCAACGTAATCAATCAGGGTAAAACAATCGACGCCATTAAAATCGGCCACCAGCACCTCTTTCATATCCGCCGATCCGATTAGCGTGTTGCCCTTGTAAGGGGTGCCCAGAAAAGCCGATGATACGGAACCCACCCGTTCACCGTGATTATCGTCACCGGCTGGAATCACCTTATCGCGGATGATTTGATTCACTTTGTCTGAGGTGAAACGATCCATATTAATTTGATATTCATTGCCGTCTGTTTTTGTGCAGGAAACCAGGCAGGCTGAAAGCAGTAAAAGAAGAGCTGTTTTTTTCATTGGTATTTTCCCTAATAAATTATCCTGGCGGACATTTAATAACATATCGCCCTTACTGCAAACGGTAATAAGGCTTCGTTTACCATTGGTTGATTATCTAATATAAAAGTCTTAGTTTAACCATCGAATCACGTTGAAGTCATAACCCCCCCTTTGCCAGAACTAACTTTGCTCATTTGCTGATGTTCAGCACTTTTATTTATGCTATATTTATAAGTATGTTGTAACTAAAGAAGGAGGAACAGATGAGCCGATACGATGTTGTCGAACAGCTTCACCTCTGTGTGGCGCAGCTGGAGCAAGAGCTGAATGCGTTGCAGCAGCAAATGCTGAATTTACGGCTGCTGGCAGCCCGCGTTTTTGAATTACCTGGGGTTGAGAAAGGGAAAGAGCACGATCCGCTGACGCAAATCGCGGTCACTCAGTTAACAGGTCAACCGGCGCTTGTGCGTGCGTTATCGCATTATGGCCGTCTGTTTATGCAGCACCAGTCGGAGAAGCTCAGTACGAAAGCCGCCGTTCGCCTGCCGGGAGCGATCTGCCTTGAGGCCGGTAACGCACAGTCTGCCCTGCTACGCCAGCAAACGGTCGCCATTAATCAGCTCAAGCAGCGACTGGAACAGTTAATCACCGTAGAATCGGGCCTGCCCAGTGAGGAGCGCTTTGAATTCGTGCACACCCACCTGCGCGGGCTGATCACCCTTAATGCTTACAGAACCATCGTGCTGGTTGATGATGCAGATTCAGTACGTTTCGGCTGGGCAAATAAGCACATCATTAAAAAGGTCAGCGTTGAGGAGATGCTGGAGAAGTTGCAGAAAAGCCAGCAGTCAGGGCGTGCCGTTGCCCCCTGGACGCGTGAACAGTGGGCTGAACGCGTGGCCGACGAGATAGCAACGCTAAAGTCGCTCCCTCCGGGCGCGGCGTTAAAAATTAAACGCCCGGTCAAAGTGCAGCCTGTAGCCCGCATCTGGCACGCACAGCAGCAAAAGCAAATTCAGCTGGCATGCCCTTCTCCATTGCTGGTGATATGCCCGGATGCCAACAGCGTGCCGAAGCTGGGGGAATTAGGTCATTATGATGCAGGTAAGGTCACTCACCGCTACAAGCCTGATGCGCAATCCCTGCATCTGATTATCCCCCGCCTCCATCTTTACAGCGATCGGCTGGCTTAAGGCAGGCCAGTTTTGTCACGGGGGCGGCTTGCCCGTCAATCGCCCAACGCTGAAACGACCGGTTTACAGCTTCATGCTGCCAACCATCTCTTCCGGCCGTACCCAGGCTTCAAACTGCGCTTCAGTCAGATAGCCAAGCTGCAACGCGGCCCCTTTCAGCGTCAGTCCCTCTTTATGTGCCTTTTTAGCAATTTCCGCCGCCTTATCGTAGCCGATATGGGTATTCAGCGCGGTCACCAGCATCAGTGATTCATTCAGCAACTGACTGATACGATCGCGATTCGGCTCAATACCCCGCGCACAGTGGTGATTGAAGCAGTCCATGCCGTCAGCCAGCAGACGCACGGACTGCAGGAAATTATGGATGACCATGGGCCGGTAAACGTTCAGCTCGAAATTACCCGATGCGCCCCCCATGTTCACCGCCACATCATTACCCATAACCTGACAGCACAACATGGTCATCGCTTCACACTGCGTTGGGTTGACCTTGCCCGGCATGATGGAACTGCCCGGCTCGTTTTCCGGGATAGCGAGTTCGCCAATGCCGCAGCGCGGGCCGGAGGAGAGCCAGCGCACATCGTTAGCGATTTTCATCAGCGAAGCTGCCAGCCCTTTCAGCGCGCCATGGGCATGAACCAGCGCGTCGCATGTCGCCAGCGCTTCAAACTTGTTGGGCGCAGTGATAAATGGCTGTCCGGTCAGAGAGGCCAGCTCATCGGCAACACGTACCGCATACTCCGGGTGGGTATTCAGACCGGTTCCCACCGCCGTGCCGCCCAGCGCTAACTCCGCCAGATGAGGAATACTGTGCTCAACATGCTGCAGATTATGGTTCAGCATTGCCACCCAGCCTGATATCTCCTGCCCCAGGGTCAGCGGCGTGGCATCCTGCAGATGGGTACGGCCGATTTTAACAATGTCTTTAAAGGCTTCAGCCTTTTTATGCAGCGTGTTCTGCAACACTTTCAGCTCAGGAATAAGATGCTCGCGCAGTGCCACCACCGCCGCAACGTGCATCGCGGTAGGGAAAACGTCGTTAGAGCTTTGGCTTTTGTTTACGTCATCGTTAGGATGCACCAGACGCTGCATACCGCGTTCGCCGCCGAGGATCTCACTGGCGCGGTTAGCCAATACTTCGTTCATATTCATATTGGTTTGCGTGCCGGAACCGGTCTGCCAGATAGCCAGTGGAAATTCGCTTGGGTGCTGACTGGCTAAGACTTCATCGGCCGCCTGAACAATCGCCCCGCTGCGTTCAGCAGGTAGCAGCCCCAGGTCGCCGTTGACTTTGGCCGCTGCGCGCTTGGTCAGCGCCAGCGCGGATACCAGCTCGGCCGGCATTTTTTCCGAGGAGATGCGGAAATGTTCCAGCGAGCGCTGTGTCTGGGCGCCCCAGAGTTTATCGGCAGGAACGTCAATTGGTCCCATTGAGTCTTTTTCAACGCGATTCGCCGCCATTGCTTTCTCCTTTGATATGACTAAGTGATTTATTGGGTACTTTGCCAAACTATGCGGTGAAAAGTGCGGCATGAGTCTGACATAACCCGGTTTAAGATTATGCGACTCATTCGCGTTTATTGCATCCTGACCGCACAATTAAGGTTCTGATTGTTAGCGCTGATTCGCCATATCGCCAGTCTGAGCCGCTTTGTCACTCGGCTGCCAGCAACGCGTCGGACAAAGTCTTTACTAAGGTTTTTAAGGATTTGCTGAATTACGGCTGACGGCAGCAGGCAGAATTGCTAATATTAATAAGATATTAACCAACACGCCGGGCAGGCGCTTTCATCGCCAGAATAATGCCTGCTGATTCAGACGGATAAACCGGCGTACCTAAACTGAAATAAGGACGACAATACAGATGAAAAAAACAAAGATTGCCGTGGGTGTGATTGTCGCTTTGGGCGTAGTCTGGACTGCAGGAGCCTGGCTTACCGGTAAGCAGTTGGAAAAGAAAATGGATCAGATGGTGCAGCAGGCGAATGAGCAAATTCAACAAGTCGCCCCGGAAAGCCGTCTTAAAGTCAGCTACCAGGATTACCAGCGCGGTGTATTCAGCAGTAGCGCCCGCTTCATTCTACAAAGCAGTTCGCAAACTGAAGATAATTCCGTGCTTAAACCCGGTCAGACCGTGGAATTTAAAGAAGTTATCGATCACGGTCCTCTGCCGCTGGCCCAGTTGAAAAAGGGTAACCTGATCCCAAGCATGGCCTCTGTTCATACCGAGCTGCTTAATACCGACGCGGTGAAGAAACTGTTTGAAATCACCAAAGGCAAGTCGATTGTGCAGGGGGAAACCCGGATTGGCTATGGCGGCAGCACGCATTCCGATATTCATCTGCTGCCGACCGATTACAGCAATGCGCAAAGTGGAGAACGTTTCGCTTTTGATGGCGGTACGCTGAAAATAGCGGCGGATGATAAAGGGGATCAAATCACCTTCAACGCTGACGTTGGCAACCTGCAGCTAACCGGTAAAAACCAGCTGGACGCGGTGGTGACGTTTAACCTTAGCGGCCTGCGCCTTGATGCCAATACGCACCTCAGCGCGGAGGGGATGCGCATCGGCGACCAGACCGTTGCGCTGCAGAAACTGATTGCATCCGTGAACGGCAAGGAGGCATTAATCGCCGAGGGTTTGAACGGTAAATCAAACTTCGATTCAAAAGAGAACCGCGTCAGCGGGCAGATTGATTACACCCTCAACGGGCTGAAAATAGAGGGGCAGAATTTCGGCAAGGGCAAGCTGTCAATGAAGCTGGCGGGCTTCGACGGCAAAGCGATGAAAGCGTTTTCCGAGAATTATAACCGTCAGCTGCAGGCTCTGAGCGCCGATACCGCGCTGCAGGCCAATCCTGAACTGTACCAACAGCGCGCCAGCGAAATTCTGACCGCTAATCTGCCTCTGCTGTTGAAAGGTGACCCGTCCATCACCATCGCGCCGTTAAGCTGGACAAATGATAAAGGCGAAAGCACTTTTACCCTGGCAGCGCAGTTTAAAGACCCGGCAAACGCGGCGGCGACGGCTCAAAGCCCTTCTCAACAGCTGGACAGCGTACTGAAATCGCTGGATACCAAACTGGCCATTTCCATGGATATGGCCACCGATACCATGACCCATGTTGCGCTTGCTGAAGGGTATTCGAAGGAAGATGCCGCCAGGCTCGCCGATCAGCAGATCAAAGGCCTGGCCGCAATGGGGCAGATGTTTAAGGTGACCACTCAGCAGGACAATAACATCGTTACCCGTCTGCAATACGCTGCCGGTCAGGTGACCATGAACGGTGAGAAGATGCCGCTCGAACAGTTCCTCACGCGTTATATGATGGGTGACGCCATACCCGCCATGCCACAATAATTTTTCGCACAGAGCGCCAACCGGCGCTCTTTTTTTGCCTGTCGCCCGGTGCCTGATAAATCAGCAACTAACGTGCCTGTTGCGCAATTTGCTGGCGCTGTTGCGCAAACTATTTTTATAATGCTCTGCACTTTGACTGATAACCACCGAGAGTGCCGAAATGATCGATTCCCAGCTGCCCCTTACCGATATTCATCGCCATCTTGATGGCAACATTCGCGCGCAAACCATTCTTGACCTTGGCCGTGAGTTTAACATCACCCTGCCTGCCACTCACCTCGCAGCCCTGCGCCCGCATGTGCAGGTGATTGAGGCTGAGCCGGATCTGGTCAGTTTCCTCAACAAACTGGACTGGGGAGTGAAAGTACTGGGTTCGCTGGATGCCTGCCGGCGCGTGGCGCTGGAAAATGTGGAGGATGCTGCCCGTGCCGGCATCCACTATGCTGAACTGCGTTTCTCACCGGGTTATATGGCAATGACTCACGGACTGCCGGTGGCGGGCGTGGTAGAAGCGGTGATCGACGGTATCAAATCCGGCTGTGCCGCCCATAATATTGATGTGCGCCTGACAGGCATTATGAGCCGCACCTTCGGTGAAGAAGCCTGCCTGAATGAGCTGAACGGCCTGCTTGCCCATCGTGACGGTATTAACGCTCTCGACCTTGCTGGCGACGAGCTGGGCTTCCCCGGCCAGCGGTTCATCAGGCACTTTACCCGCGCGCGCGATGCCGGGCTGCGCATTACCGTACACGCCGGAGAAGCCGCCGGCCCGGAGAGTATCTGGCAGGCGATACGTGAACTGGGTGCGGAGCGCATCGGCCACGGGGTTAAAGCGGTGCGGGATCCGGCGCTGATGGATTTCCTGGCGAACAAGGGTATCGGCATTGAGTCCTGCCTGACGTCGAATATTCAGACCAGTACCGTAGCCTCACTGGCGCAGCATCCGCTGAAGACCTTCCTCGAACACGGTATTCTGGCTACCATCAATACCGACGACCCGGCCGTACAGGGCATTGAAATAGCCCATGAATATGACGTGGCTGCCCCGGCAGCGGGCCTGAGCGCGCAGCAAATGCGCGTGGCACAGGAGAATGGTCTTAACATTGCCTTCCTGAGCGATGCAGAGAAAGCCGTGGTACGCGCCAGAGTGGCATAACGCCCCTTGCGGTCGGCGGGCGCAGTAGCGATACGCCATGGCGTATCGCTACTGCGCAACGTGCGGGATTATTTCAGCGACACCGTCTGACGCTTTTCGGCAGACTGCAGGCCCAGCTCGATTATCTCCATCACCTGAATCGCCTCTGCGACTTTCACCGGGTTTTCACCCGTGCCGTTGACCGCATCGCGGATCCCGGCATAGTAAGCAGGATAATTGCCGGGAATAGTCAGCAAGGTCTTTTCCACCAGCGCTTCGCCGTCCAAAACCGTCAGCACGCCGTCGCGCATATCGTACCCCCACTCTGCCAGCGGCGGACGCGCCCCTGCTTTCAGGCTTTGTTCCTGTGGGTCAAGGCCATATTTAATATAGCTACCCCGGGTGCCGTGCACCTGGTAACGCGCTGAATCGGCGGCCACCAGCATGCTGGCATGCAGGCTCACGCGGCGCTGCGGGTAAATGAGCGTGGCGTGGAAGTAATCGGTGGTCACCGCGCCCGGACGTATATTAGCAATATCAAGGCTAATCGCCACCGGCGAACCAAACAGCTGTAAAGCCTGATCGATCAGATGCGGCCCCAGATCGTACCAGATGCCGCTGCCGGCACCTTGCTGCTCGCGCCAGCGCTGACGAACTTCAGGACGGAAACGGTCAAAGTGAGACGCGAAGTAGCGCACTTCACCCAGTACACCTTCCGCCAGCAGCGCTTTTAACGTCAGGAAATCACTGTCCCAGCGCCGGTTATGAAAGACCGACAGCAGCAGCCCTTTCGCATAGGCCAACGCCTCCAGCTCATGGGCCTGTGACAGGGTAACGGTAAAGGGCTTATCCACCACCACATGTTTTCCGGCGTTCAGGGCCGCTTTTGCCAGCGGGAAGTGGGTATCATTAGGGGTGGGGATGACGATCAGTTGCAGTGACGGATCGTTAAACAGCGTCTGCGGATCGGACACCACCTGAACCGACGACCACTCGGCATGAACTTTGTTCACATCACTGCTGGAGATGGCTGCCAGCTCCATGCCGGGCGTGCCGGCGATTAAAGGCGCATGGAAGGTTTTACTGGCGAAACCATAACCCACCAGGCCAACGCGGATTTTGTCACTCATTTTTCCCTCACTTAGTCGTCCACTGATTTAAGACCATCAACCGTGACAGGACAAGCGGGATTTGGCTGAAAAAAGGTTCTTAGGCACGTCGTTTAACAACCCGCTTCCCTACCCGGCAGCGCATCCGCAGCATCCATACTGCGGCGGCGAAAATCACTGGGGCTGACGCCCGCCCGTTTACGAAATACGCGCGAGAAATAGAGCTGATCGTCGTAGCCGACTTCGCGGCCAACGCTGGCTATCGGCTGCCGCGTGCTTTGCAACAGCAGCCTGGCACGCAGAACACGCTGATCTTCGCGCCAACGCAGCAAATTCACCCCCATCTGTTGGCGAAACAGATGCGCCAGCCGGGAAGGTGACAAACAGACATGTCTGGCCACCTGGTCAATTTTTACCTCGGCCGCCAGATGCTGCATAACGTACTGGCAGGCCTCCACCACGCGGGCATCGCGCACCTGCTGCTGACTGCGCGGATCTTCCTGAATGGCGCGTAACAGCAGACGTTCCAGCAGGTTCATCGCCAGCTCCTCGGCATAACGCCGCCCGGCATTGTGCGTCTCTTCAACACTGGCGAACAGGCGTTCAAACTCGTCGTGCAATGACGGCGACAGACGCAGACGGCCCACCCCCTGTTTCTGATCCTGCCATGTCAGCCAGTCGCTCCAGTACGCACGCGGACGAAAATAGATCCAGCGGTGATGCCAGCAGTCGCTGTCAGGCGAACGACCGTAGTAGTGCGCTGTTTTAGGCTGAAAAAGCAGCAGATCGCCGGGTTCGCAGTCAAAGGCTTCTTGCCCGTTGGCCACCCGACCGCGCCCTTTTATCGTCAGGTTGAGAATAAACCCCTGCATTCCCTGAGGCCGGTCGATATAGAAATCGAGCGGTCCCGCCGCATCGATTGGCGTCAGCCCCGCCACCAGCCAGGCGCTGAACAGGTAACCCGGTAACAGCGGGTTAGATTGCGCCACCGGCGCCAGATGATGATACATACCCCCTCCCATCACACCGCTTTCGCTTTCTGTTTATAGCGGTCAAAAATGACTGCCGCTAACAATATTAGTCCACGCACCAC contains:
- a CDS encoding MFS transporter; the protein is MNRSSQAVTLPKRAERSASIPLSTSVINNNVYIKRGTPQFMRVTMALFSAGLATFALLYCVQPVLPVLSHEFGVSPAASSISLSIATGLMAPGLLVTGPLSDAIGRKSVMVTALLLAAVCTLLAATMTSWHGILLMRALTGLALSGVAAVGMTYLSEEMHPGVVAFSMGLYISGNSIGGMSGRLISGVITDFSSWRIALMVIGCLSLAAALMFWKILPASRHFRPTSLKPRNLLLNFRLHWRDSGLPLLFAEGFLLMGAFVTLFNYIGYRLLSAPFSLNQAVVGLLSVVYLTGSWSSPKAGVMTAKYGRAPVLLFSTAIMLTGLLMTLAGNIWLILLGMMLFAAGFFAAHSVASGWIGARARRARGQASSLYLFFYYLGSSVAGTLGGVFWHHFGWYGITGFTAVMLLLALMVGSRLHTMKL
- a CDS encoding DUF1460 domain-containing protein, which codes for MKKTALLLLLSACLVSCTKTDGNEYQINMDRFTSDKVNQIIRDKVIPAGDDNHGERVGSVSSAFLGTPYKGNTLIGSADMKEVLVADFNGVDCFTLIDYVEALTRVNHQKDFLTNLIAIRYAQEKVDYYSRKHFFTDWFATSPQNVADVTRDISPDYVSVQKHLNAKADGSEYISGLGVRPREINYIPGDKIDTVVLDNLKTGDYVGVYTKLAGLDVSHTGIVIKGDGKVWFRNASSLSANMKVVDSPFVEYMSSKPGFIVLRAK
- the tus gene encoding DNA replication terminus site-binding protein; this translates as MSRYDVVEQLHLCVAQLEQELNALQQQMLNLRLLAARVFELPGVEKGKEHDPLTQIAVTQLTGQPALVRALSHYGRLFMQHQSEKLSTKAAVRLPGAICLEAGNAQSALLRQQTVAINQLKQRLEQLITVESGLPSEERFEFVHTHLRGLITLNAYRTIVLVDDADSVRFGWANKHIIKKVSVEEMLEKLQKSQQSGRAVAPWTREQWAERVADEIATLKSLPPGAALKIKRPVKVQPVARIWHAQQQKQIQLACPSPLLVICPDANSVPKLGELGHYDAGKVTHRYKPDAQSLHLIIPRLHLYSDRLA
- the fumC gene encoding class II fumarate hydratase, producing the protein MAANRVEKDSMGPIDVPADKLWGAQTQRSLEHFRISSEKMPAELVSALALTKRAAAKVNGDLGLLPAERSGAIVQAADEVLASQHPSEFPLAIWQTGSGTQTNMNMNEVLANRASEILGGERGMQRLVHPNDDVNKSQSSNDVFPTAMHVAAVVALREHLIPELKVLQNTLHKKAEAFKDIVKIGRTHLQDATPLTLGQEISGWVAMLNHNLQHVEHSIPHLAELALGGTAVGTGLNTHPEYAVRVADELASLTGQPFITAPNKFEALATCDALVHAHGALKGLAASLMKIANDVRWLSSGPRCGIGELAIPENEPGSSIMPGKVNPTQCEAMTMLCCQVMGNDVAVNMGGASGNFELNVYRPMVIHNFLQSVRLLADGMDCFNHHCARGIEPNRDRISQLLNESLMLVTALNTHIGYDKAAEIAKKAHKEGLTLKGAALQLGYLTEAQFEAWVRPEEMVGSMKL
- a CDS encoding YdgA family protein, whose amino-acid sequence is MKKTKIAVGVIVALGVVWTAGAWLTGKQLEKKMDQMVQQANEQIQQVAPESRLKVSYQDYQRGVFSSSARFILQSSSQTEDNSVLKPGQTVEFKEVIDHGPLPLAQLKKGNLIPSMASVHTELLNTDAVKKLFEITKGKSIVQGETRIGYGGSTHSDIHLLPTDYSNAQSGERFAFDGGTLKIAADDKGDQITFNADVGNLQLTGKNQLDAVVTFNLSGLRLDANTHLSAEGMRIGDQTVALQKLIASVNGKEALIAEGLNGKSNFDSKENRVSGQIDYTLNGLKIEGQNFGKGKLSMKLAGFDGKAMKAFSENYNRQLQALSADTALQANPELYQQRASEILTANLPLLLKGDPSITIAPLSWTNDKGESTFTLAAQFKDPANAAATAQSPSQQLDSVLKSLDTKLAISMDMATDTMTHVALAEGYSKEDAARLADQQIKGLAAMGQMFKVTTQQDNNIVTRLQYAAGQVTMNGEKMPLEQFLTRYMMGDAIPAMPQ
- the add gene encoding adenosine deaminase, encoding MIDSQLPLTDIHRHLDGNIRAQTILDLGREFNITLPATHLAALRPHVQVIEAEPDLVSFLNKLDWGVKVLGSLDACRRVALENVEDAARAGIHYAELRFSPGYMAMTHGLPVAGVVEAVIDGIKSGCAAHNIDVRLTGIMSRTFGEEACLNELNGLLAHRDGINALDLAGDELGFPGQRFIRHFTRARDAGLRITVHAGEAAGPESIWQAIRELGAERIGHGVKAVRDPALMDFLANKGIGIESCLTSNIQTSTVASLAQHPLKTFLEHGILATINTDDPAVQGIEIAHEYDVAAPAAGLSAQQMRVAQENGLNIAFLSDAEKAVVRARVA
- a CDS encoding oxidoreductase is translated as MSDKIRVGLVGYGFASKTFHAPLIAGTPGMELAAISSSDVNKVHAEWSSVQVVSDPQTLFNDPSLQLIVIPTPNDTHFPLAKAALNAGKHVVVDKPFTVTLSQAHELEALAYAKGLLLSVFHNRRWDSDFLTLKALLAEGVLGEVRYFASHFDRFRPEVRQRWREQQGAGSGIWYDLGPHLIDQALQLFGSPVAISLDIANIRPGAVTTDYFHATLIYPQRRVSLHASMLVAADSARYQVHGTRGSYIKYGLDPQEQSLKAGARPPLAEWGYDMRDGVLTVLDGEALVEKTLLTIPGNYPAYYAGIRDAVNGTGENPVKVAEAIQVMEIIELGLQSAEKRQTVSLK
- the araC gene encoding arabinose operon transcriptional regulator AraC; the encoded protein is MYHHLAPVAQSNPLLPGYLFSAWLVAGLTPIDAAGPLDFYIDRPQGMQGFILNLTIKGRGRVANGQEAFDCEPGDLLLFQPKTAHYYGRSPDSDCWHHRWIYFRPRAYWSDWLTWQDQKQGVGRLRLSPSLHDEFERLFASVEETHNAGRRYAEELAMNLLERLLLRAIQEDPRSQQQVRDARVVEACQYVMQHLAAEVKIDQVARHVCLSPSRLAHLFRQQMGVNLLRWREDQRVLRARLLLQSTRQPIASVGREVGYDDQLYFSRVFRKRAGVSPSDFRRRSMDAADALPGREAGC